In one Oryza glaberrima chromosome 2, OglaRS2, whole genome shotgun sequence genomic region, the following are encoded:
- the LOC127761563 gene encoding putative disease resistance protein RGA1 translates to MSLSKTIGFISGINECVNLFQWATSALSTLHSRWSGTQQQKLQGELLQLQSSLQRLRDTLPANYDLIDRAEWRIHEHCVANLLPNIKDAVYNADDLLDEFRWYEQKVALESNANQSPFMDFFNNMIQGSFNKVNDIMERLDNISSQLERMGLHETPQRFDKSLRPGTSSFPNERKIFGRDKELKKVMELLSVPINLTRACYKRKRNSSTADASMSTSEKSRISCFSVLPIVGIGGVGKTTLAQHICNHPQVKSHFDLIIWTCVSDDFDATRLIKEAIQSSSGKEATTDNLNCLQLGLSNIVNNKRFLIILDDVWDDALKENGQCWERLCLPLENGLQGSMVLVTTRSSKVADGVSTMDPFTLDGLKDDIFWDFFKLCAFGSQSSNNDPDLEDIGRGILPKLKGSPLAAKTLGRLLRMNLQIPYWNNILLSELWDLKQEETDILPALRLSYMYLPFHLKRCFSFCAVYPKDHKFEKNILAEIWVAEGFVESDGGFPILDIGHRYFEDLVSRSFFQKVRGTYVIHDLMHDMAQLVSKHECFTIKELSDFQKVPRNVCHLMILDSRNFDCSNLLSLCEHTKLRTLLCEKSLISNITLASVMDRWCSELRHIRVFSCVSLKEIPMSIGNLKHLRYLRISKKCPFHCLPPEICWLYKLKFLYAIKCALESLPSDFSKLINLQTYESVGFAYYRMKNLLVVAGNDRNVRLMKNLNQFCGDLDIYPRGFSKDLAIEIDLKNKKDLRRLTLNWLFSSCKNNEIVLQVLQPPTNLKCLEVAGYGGEYLPCWSNNGSISVFPSLTDLAISSCEKLSSLDHFLQADYMPVLERISIRECANVTSLQTERFGEFSCLGDFTVSNCPKLFHNSGSLSVPTLKNLELRNSGILLSNIECSSLTSLSFKCVHMTAIPIQLLSDCQPSMAS, encoded by the exons ATGAGCTTATCCAAGACCATTGGGTTCATTAGTGGCATCAATGAGTGTGTAAATTTATTTCAATGGGCTACATCTGCTCTTTCCACTCTCCACTCTCGATGGAGTGGAACACAGCAGCAAAAGCTTCAGGGTGAATTATTGCAGTTGCAGAGTAGCCTTCAACGTCTTAGGGATACTCTTCCTGCAAATTATGATCTCATTGATCGAGCAGAGTGGAGGATCCATGAACACTGTGTGGCCAATCTCCTTCCAAATATAAAGGATGCAGTGTACAATGCTGATGACCTTCTTGATGAGTTTAGATGGTATGAACAAAAGGTAGCACTGGAAAGTAATGCAAACCAATCTCCTTTTATGGACTTCTTCAATAATATGATTCAAGGAAGCTTCAATAAAGTGAATGATATCATGGAAAGGCTGGATAATATTTCAAGTCAGTTGGAGAGGATGGGATTGCATGAAACTCCCCAACGATTTGACAAATCACTTAGGCCAGGGACTAGCTCTTTCCCaaatgagagaaaaatatttggtCGTGACAAGGAACTGAAGAAAGTTATGGAATTGCTCAGTGTACCGATAAATCTCACCAGGGCCTGTTACAAGCGTAAGAGAAATAGTAGCACGGCTGATGCATCAATGAGCACATCAGAAAAGTCAAGAATATCATGTTTTTCTGTGTTGCCAATTGTTGGAATTGGGGGTGTTGGAAAGACCACTTTGGCTCAACATATATGCAATCATCCACAAGTGAAGTCCCATTTCGACCTAATAATTTGGACATGCGTCTCAGACGATTTTGATGCAACAAGGTTAATTAAAGAGGCAATACAATCCTCTTCAGGAAAAGAGGCAACTACTGATAATTTGAATTGTCTGCAACTTGGTCTTTCTAACATTGTGAACAACAAAAGGTTCTTAATTATACTTGATGACGTCTGGGATGATGCCTTGAAGGAGAATGGGCAGTGTTGGGAGAGGCTTTGTTTACCTTTAGAAAATGGGCTACAGGGAAGTATGGTTTTGGTCACCACCAGATCTTCAAAAGTTGCTGATGGAGTGAGCACAATGGACCCATTTACATTGGATGGTTTAAAGGATGACATATTCTGGGATTTCTTCAAACTGTGTGCTTTTGGGTCTCAGAGTTCTAACAATGATCCTGATCTAGAGGACATTGGTAGAGGAATACTTCCTAAGTTGAAGGGTTCTCCTTTAGCAGCCAAAACACTTGGACGCCTGTTAAGGATGAACCTTCAAATTCCATACTGGAATAATATACTATTGAGTGAACTGTGGGATTTGAAACAAGAGGAAACTGACATTTTGCCCGCCCTTAGATTGAGTTACATGTACTTACCATTCCATTTGAAGAGATGCTTCTCATTCTGTGCTGTGTACCCGAAAGATCATAAATTTGAAAAGAACATTTTAGCTGAAATTTGGGTAGCAGAAGGCTTTGTGGAATCTGATGGTGGCTTTCCAATTCTAGACATTGGCCATCGGTACTTTGAAGACCTTGTAAGTCGGTCCTTCTTTCAAAAAGTTCGTGGTACATATGTAATCCATGACCTGATGCATGACATGGCACAACTAGTTTCAAAGCATGAATGCTTCACCATAAAAGAATTGAGTGACTTTCAGAAAGTTCCTCGGAATGTTTGCCATTTGATGATACTGGATTCTAGAAACTTTGATTGTTCCAACTTACTGAGCCTATGTGAGCACACGAAGTTGCGTACTCTACTCTGCGAAAAGTCTCTAATAAGCAATATAACTTTAGCTTCAGTAATGGACCGTTGGTGTAGTGAACTTCGACATATACGTGTGTTTTCTTGTGTTTCCCTAAAGGAGATTCCAATGAGCATTGGCAATTTGAAACATCTTCGGTACCTTCGAATCTCCAAAAAATGTCCTTTTCACTGCCTTCCACCAGAGATATGTTGGCTATATAAATTGAAGTTTCTTTATGCTATAAAATGCGCGCTAGAAAGCTTGCCAAGTGACTTCAGTAAGTTAATCAACCTACAGACATATGAATCAGTGGGATTTGCATACTATCGAATGAAGAACCTACTGGTTGTTGCAGGTAACGATCGAAATGTTAGATTGATGAAGAATTTGAACCAATTCTGTGGGGATTTGGACATATATCCTAGGGGATTTAGTAAGGATCTTGCAATTGAAATTGATCTTAAAAACAAGAAAGATCTCAGAAGACTGACCCTGAATTGGTTGTTCAGTTCATGTAAGAACAATGAAATAGTGCTTCAAGTCCTGCAACCTCCCACCAATCTGAAATGTCTAGAAGTCGCTGGTTATGGAGGTGAATATCTTCCATGCTGGAGCAATAACGGCAGCATTTCTGTTTTCCCATCCCTGACCGACCTAGCAATTTCTTCCTGTGAAAAGTTATCAAGCCTCGACCACTTCCTACAGGCAGATTACATGCCGGTCCTTGAGAGAATAAGTATAAGAGAGTGTGCAAACGTAACATCACTGCAAACTGAAAGGTTTGGTGAATTTAGTTGCCTTGGAGATTTTACTGTGTCTAATTGCCCGAAACTTTTCCATAATTCAGGAAGCTTATCAGTGCCAACCCTCAAGAATCTGGAGTTGCGTAATTCCGGTATTCTTCTCAGCAATATTGAGTGCTCCTCCCTCACCTCCTTGTCCTTTAAATGTGTGCACATGACAGCCATTCCCATACAACTCTTGAGTG ATTGCCAACCCTCGATGGCTTCCTGA